Proteins from one Oscillatoria nigro-viridis PCC 7112 genomic window:
- a CDS encoding FkbM family methyltransferase encodes MNIDGMPTNNIGNQGNVNNEITIIERFIAPGQVVFDIGANIGSWTKEVLNRCPNVQVHVFEPAPSTYETILEKFAESIKIGRVLTNNLAISRLEEIRQFYYYENYTEWSTFYPRSELEKQYNLGLPKKNHVWTTTIDKYAQTKGIEHINFLKIDTEGGEWEALQGAKKLLQKGQIDYIQFAYGGTFLEANTTLKQVFEYLDDFRYLLFKILPNGLEHIPNFLPQYENYEYSSFLAVNERFKSTLLEEAPMAIDLQRLCSQYSLTWRGIIHIGAHDGEEITLYQALGTQRVLFVEANPTVFERLKANIAGHRNVQAVNCAIGNYNGTVNLRVTSFDQSSSILPLKRHQEIYPYIQETHQISVQSRTLDTLLQELEINPEEFNFLVIDIQGAELLALQGSLTVLKHIEAIITEVNYEELYEGCALIDQLDEFLDKQGFERVATATPFHPSWGDAFYVKKPVVTMSTLGKNGRFANQIFQYAFLKIYAKEHNLRVETPGWIGQDLFGHNDSQISQQLPVFVEQSSNIAEARIPNAKTILKAVDFWGYFQYHTKYYAPHKEYFCSLFKPVAEVEEKISETLASLRLRGKTIVGLHLRRGDYGYGYFFIAPSEWYKAWLKGLWETLDEPILFIASDEPAKVSGDFIEYNPVTAKDLGVELPQAEFYLDFYLLSQCDIVAISNSSFSFAACMLNERGQLFMRPDLSAKKLIAFDPWNSEPILRDEEVGSTKTDKANSDLNRLIPPEIKNDEFYAAIHEIAREADIRTVLEIGSSSGQGSTEAFVTGLRENPNRPTLFCMEISKSRFAELQKTYRDDPFVRCYNISSVSLANFSKADEVISFYYKNRTNLNEYPIDTVLGWLAQDVDYLKNSMVLEGGIKKIKKENNIDVFDAVLIDGSEFTGRAELEEVYGAKIILLDDINTFKNYQNFQRLSADKNYLCIAQNVNLRNGYAIFQKIVLPIHFFTIVLNGEPFIRYHIEVFQQLPFQWHWHIVEGVADLKYDTAWSLKLGGQIPDEIHCSGRSNDGTSEYLDELARLYPENITVYRKSKDVFWEGKREMVNAPLENINEECLLWQVDVDELWTVEQICQAWQMFVNNPEKTAAFYWCWYFVGEKLVISTRNCYAENPAQEWLRTWRFKPGCVWAAHEPPRLVEPLSDAEWRDLAAVNPFLHEDTERQGLVFQHFAYVTPEQLRFKEQYYGYKNAFSEWTALQQQDKFPVMLRQYFSWVQDATAVDMAESLAVVPIAKKESSGTGWQFVKPDRLQSQTLANNKQSPTIVIDAVFFQRYKTGIARVWCSLLEEWAEDGFAKHIIVVDRDGTAPEIPGIWYRKAPPYDYDNTAADREILQQICNEEGADLFISTYYTTPISTPSVFMAYDMIPEVLSPNSDSPMWREKHYGIRHASAYIAISQNTANDLVKIFPAVSSASVRVAHCGVTASFSPAREDEINHFKTKYGISKPYFMLVGVGSSYKNATLFFEAFAQLYSRQGFEIVCTGSSVLLDPKFRAYTSGSTVHMLQLCDEELRLSYAGAVALVHPSKYEGFGLPILEAITCACPVITCRNGSIPEVAGEAAIYVNDEDVDGLTEALCEVQKPKVRKSLIAAGLAQAKQFSWSKMAKTVSSALIDTTLLRLNLKDINLIVFPDWTQPEEYLGVDIERVVRAIATHPDKSKMTLLVDSSNISDEDANLALSSIAMNLLMAEDLDVSEGPEISLIGELSEIQWKALIPRLHARIVWENENREAIAQAKAEDIPTWKLEDFMQESHQ; translated from the coding sequence ATGAATATAGATGGGATGCCTACTAATAACATCGGTAATCAAGGGAATGTTAATAACGAAATTACAATTATTGAAAGATTTATTGCCCCAGGTCAGGTGGTTTTCGATATAGGTGCAAATATTGGTAGCTGGACAAAGGAAGTATTGAATAGATGTCCTAATGTTCAAGTTCATGTATTTGAGCCAGCACCATCTACGTATGAAACAATTCTGGAAAAATTTGCCGAATCAATTAAAATTGGCAGAGTGCTAACAAATAACTTGGCAATTTCACGGCTAGAGGAAATCCGACAATTTTATTATTACGAAAATTATACTGAATGGAGTACATTTTATCCCAGATCGGAGCTAGAAAAACAATATAATCTGGGATTACCTAAAAAAAATCATGTTTGGACTACCACTATTGATAAATATGCTCAAACTAAGGGTATTGAACATATTAATTTTTTGAAAATTGATACAGAAGGGGGGGAATGGGAAGCGCTTCAGGGTGCAAAAAAGTTATTACAAAAAGGACAAATTGATTACATACAATTTGCATATGGTGGCACTTTTTTAGAGGCTAATACGACTCTCAAACAAGTATTTGAATATTTAGATGATTTTCGATACCTTTTATTTAAAATTTTACCCAATGGTTTAGAACACATTCCAAACTTTCTCCCCCAATATGAAAACTATGAATACAGCAGTTTTTTAGCCGTAAACGAACGATTCAAATCTACTCTCTTGGAGGAAGCACCTATGGCGATCGATTTGCAGCGGCTTTGTTCGCAATATTCTCTCACATGGCGCGGCATTATCCACATTGGAGCGCATGATGGGGAGGAGATTACCCTATATCAAGCTCTTGGAACGCAAAGGGTGCTGTTTGTTGAAGCTAACCCCACTGTATTTGAAAGATTAAAAGCAAATATAGCCGGACATCGCAATGTGCAAGCCGTCAACTGTGCGATCGGCAATTACAACGGCACCGTCAACTTACGCGTCACTTCCTTCGATCAAAGTAGTTCAATTTTGCCACTGAAACGCCATCAAGAAATCTATCCCTATATCCAAGAAACTCATCAAATCTCTGTACAGTCAAGAACCCTAGATACGCTGTTGCAAGAACTGGAAATCAACCCAGAAGAATTTAATTTTTTAGTCATAGATATACAAGGCGCAGAACTGTTAGCCCTGCAAGGATCTCTCACCGTTCTCAAACATATAGAAGCAATTATTACGGAAGTTAATTATGAAGAACTCTATGAAGGCTGCGCTTTAATTGACCAGCTAGACGAGTTTCTAGACAAGCAAGGTTTTGAGCGCGTAGCAACTGCAACACCATTTCATCCATCTTGGGGTGATGCGTTTTACGTAAAAAAGCCAGTTGTTACAATGTCTACTCTTGGTAAAAATGGGCGGTTTGCCAATCAAATCTTTCAGTATGCCTTTTTAAAAATCTATGCCAAAGAACATAACTTGAGAGTGGAGACACCAGGCTGGATTGGACAAGATCTCTTTGGTCACAACGATTCCCAAATATCTCAGCAGTTACCTGTATTTGTAGAGCAAAGTAGTAACATTGCGGAAGCTCGCATACCTAATGCGAAAACAATATTGAAAGCAGTGGATTTTTGGGGTTATTTCCAGTACCATACAAAATATTATGCGCCACACAAGGAATATTTTTGCTCGCTGTTCAAACCAGTGGCTGAAGTAGAAGAAAAAATCAGCGAAACCTTAGCAAGCCTTCGCTTGCGAGGCAAAACCATCGTTGGTTTGCATCTGCGACGCGGAGATTACGGCTACGGGTATTTTTTTATAGCGCCGAGCGAATGGTACAAAGCATGGCTAAAAGGTTTGTGGGAAACCCTAGACGAACCCATACTATTTATTGCCAGCGATGAACCGGCAAAAGTGAGTGGCGATTTTATTGAATACAACCCCGTTACCGCAAAAGATTTAGGCGTAGAGTTACCGCAAGCAGAGTTTTATCTGGATTTTTACTTGTTGAGCCAATGCGATATAGTAGCGATTTCAAATAGCTCATTTTCGTTTGCGGCTTGTATGTTAAATGAAAGAGGTCAACTTTTCATGCGCCCCGACTTGTCGGCAAAAAAACTAATTGCATTTGATCCGTGGAACAGCGAGCCAATTTTACGAGATGAAGAGGTTGGCAGTACAAAAACTGACAAGGCTAATTCTGACCTCAACCGTTTGATTCCTCCCGAAATCAAAAATGATGAATTTTACGCAGCAATTCATGAGATTGCTCGCGAAGCCGATATCAGAACTGTTTTAGAAATCGGCTCATCTTCAGGGCAAGGAAGTACAGAAGCCTTTGTAACAGGTCTTCGGGAAAATCCTAACCGGCCAACCCTTTTCTGTATGGAGATTTCCAAGTCTCGGTTTGCTGAGCTTCAAAAAACCTACAGAGATGACCCTTTTGTCAGGTGCTACAATATTTCTTCTGTTTCTTTGGCTAATTTTTCAAAGGCAGATGAAGTCATTAGTTTTTACTATAAAAATCGTACTAATCTTAACGAATATCCAATTGATACAGTTCTAGGATGGCTAGCTCAGGATGTGGACTACCTCAAAAATTCAATGGTTTTAGAGGGCGGCATAAAAAAAATTAAGAAGGAAAATAACATTGATGTTTTTGATGCAGTTCTAATAGATGGCTCGGAATTTACTGGCAGGGCAGAACTAGAGGAAGTATACGGTGCAAAAATTATTTTACTTGACGATATAAATACGTTTAAAAACTACCAAAATTTTCAGAGATTGAGCGCCGATAAAAATTATTTGTGTATAGCTCAAAATGTAAATTTACGCAATGGTTACGCCATCTTTCAAAAAATAGTGCTTCCCATTCACTTTTTTACGATCGTCCTAAATGGCGAACCCTTCATTCGCTATCACATAGAAGTCTTCCAGCAACTACCGTTCCAATGGCACTGGCACATTGTGGAAGGAGTAGCGGATTTGAAGTACGACACTGCCTGGAGTTTGAAGTTAGGGGGGCAAATTCCTGACGAAATCCATTGCAGCGGACGCAGCAATGACGGTACATCAGAATACCTAGACGAACTAGCACGGCTATATCCCGAAAATATCACCGTTTATCGCAAGTCAAAGGATGTTTTTTGGGAGGGAAAACGTGAAATGGTGAATGCACCGCTAGAAAATATTAATGAGGAATGCTTGCTGTGGCAGGTAGATGTAGATGAACTGTGGACTGTCGAGCAAATTTGCCAAGCATGGCAGATGTTCGTAAATAATCCTGAAAAAACTGCTGCTTTCTACTGGTGCTGGTATTTTGTAGGAGAGAAATTGGTGATTAGCACTCGCAACTGTTATGCTGAGAATCCTGCACAAGAATGGTTGCGAACATGGAGGTTTAAACCCGGATGTGTTTGGGCAGCTCACGAACCTCCTAGATTAGTTGAACCTTTATCAGATGCCGAATGGAGGGATCTTGCAGCAGTCAACCCTTTTTTACATGAGGACACAGAAAGACAGGGGTTGGTTTTCCAGCATTTTGCTTACGTGACGCCGGAACAGCTACGATTTAAAGAACAATATTACGGTTATAAAAATGCCTTCTCGGAATGGACGGCGTTGCAGCAGCAGGATAAATTTCCAGTTATGTTACGTCAGTATTTTTCTTGGGTACAAGATGCAACAGCGGTTGATATGGCAGAGTCGCTTGCTGTAGTACCAATTGCAAAGAAAGAATCCAGCGGCACAGGCTGGCAGTTTGTAAAACCCGATCGGTTGCAGAGCCAAACTTTAGCAAACAACAAACAATCTCCTACAATTGTGATTGACGCTGTATTTTTCCAGCGCTACAAAACAGGCATAGCCCGTGTCTGGTGTTCGTTGCTGGAAGAATGGGCTGAAGATGGGTTTGCTAAACATATTATTGTTGTTGACAGGGATGGAACTGCTCCCGAAATTCCAGGGATTTGGTATCGGAAAGCGCCACCTTATGACTACGACAACACAGCGGCAGATCGCGAAATTCTACAGCAAATCTGCAATGAAGAGGGAGCTGACTTATTTATATCGACTTACTACACAACACCTATATCAACGCCTTCTGTATTCATGGCGTATGACATGATTCCAGAAGTGTTATCGCCAAATTCCGATTCTCCCATGTGGCGCGAGAAGCATTACGGAATTCGCCACGCCTCTGCTTACATTGCAATTTCGCAAAATACAGCTAATGACCTGGTAAAAATTTTTCCCGCAGTTTCTTCCGCTTCAGTAAGGGTAGCTCATTGCGGTGTGACAGCTAGTTTCTCGCCCGCCAGGGAAGATGAAATTAATCATTTTAAGACTAAGTACGGCATCTCAAAGCCTTACTTTATGTTGGTTGGTGTTGGCAGCAGCTATAAAAATGCGACGTTGTTCTTCGAGGCTTTTGCTCAACTTTACAGCAGACAGGGCTTTGAAATTGTCTGCACGGGGAGTAGCGTATTATTAGACCCAAAATTTAGAGCGTATACATCGGGTAGTACCGTGCATATGCTGCAACTGTGCGATGAGGAGTTGAGATTATCTTATGCCGGTGCTGTGGCGCTGGTTCATCCCTCGAAATATGAAGGCTTTGGCTTACCTATTCTAGAGGCAATAACTTGTGCTTGTCCTGTGATTACTTGCCGTAATGGCTCTATTCCCGAAGTGGCAGGGGAAGCCGCAATATATGTGAATGATGAGGATGTTGATGGACTAACTGAGGCACTTTGCGAAGTACAAAAACCCAAAGTTCGCAAGTCATTGATTGCTGCGGGACTCGCACAAGCGAAACAGTTCTCTTGGTCAAAAATGGCGAAAACAGTTAGTTCAGCCTTGATTGACACAACTCTCTTACGTCTCAACTTGAAAGATATTAATTTAATTGTTTTTCCAGATTGGACGCAACCGGAAGAGTATTTGGGCGTAGATATAGAACGAGTTGTTAGAGCGATCGCAACTCACCCAGATAAAAGCAAGATGACTCTCTTAGTAGACAGCAGCAATATTTCTGACGAAGATGCCAATCTTGCTTTATCCAGCATTGCCATGAATTTGTTGATGGCAGAGGATTTAGACGTTTCGGAAGGCCCAGAAATTTCACTTATTGGAGAGTTGAGCGAAATTCAGTGGAAAGCACTTATACCTCGCCTTCACGCTCGAATTGTATGGGAAAATGAGAATAGAGAGGCGATCGCACAAGCTAAAGCTGAAGACATTCCCACCTGGAAACTAGAAGATTTTATGCAAGAGAGTCACCAATAA
- a CDS encoding O-linked N-acetylglucosamine transferase, SPINDLY family protein → MSSSNTYAVDSQQQAYQCLLRGDFTEAVSFYEEAIANEPGIKSHYWHLGLVLLLQGKEAEAQTTWLLAMAEGEAEEVELWTAELMQILQTEAERRETLADYAVAWAIRQHMREINPTDINNLLNLIDLDIKGETHTAEELISYGAIELLQSDQLVDVNPELLMQVLRGVLNYAPLHPQVLELAEACVAHVRDHKTFIELLLLAAFRISSSEARPDLAASFAELGLRLEPQHIEVLRHLAALYQDAQNYSKGIDFAKQCYSLLEELPERVFANHLILRGLMHAGGYLEEACSLLQKHESLLLSLVELQPTTLDQITTIRLFSTPYYFPYLRDAPEANNRTRNQLAHICQKNIEIYAKDRVELSRQRRASSTQKIDASAKPLKIGYLSHCLRVHSVGWLARWLFEYHDQENFQIYAYLVNSKERKDDPLQEWYINQASQAYKLGVRGLEIADRIYEDDIDILVDLDSITLDVTCEVMALKLAPVQVTWLGWDASGLPAIDYFIADPYVLPENAQEYYSEKIWRLPKTYIAVDGFEVAVPTLRRDELNIPSDAVVYLSAQRGFKYNPNTARLQMKILKEVPNSYFLLKGMANQELVKSFFAQLAEEEGVDCDRLRFLPGVALSATHRANLGIADVVLDTYPYNGATTTLETLWMGIPIVTRVGQQFSSRNSYTMMINAGITEGIAWTDEEYLEWGIRLGKDSALRQQISWKLRQARQTAPLWNAKEFTREMEKAYKQMWQRYLEKSP, encoded by the coding sequence ATGAGTTCATCTAATACTTATGCAGTTGATTCGCAGCAGCAAGCCTATCAATGTTTGCTTCGGGGAGACTTTACTGAGGCTGTCAGCTTCTACGAAGAAGCAATTGCAAATGAACCTGGAATAAAATCCCACTACTGGCATTTGGGCTTGGTGCTGCTGTTGCAAGGGAAAGAAGCAGAAGCTCAGACGACTTGGCTGCTAGCAATGGCAGAGGGGGAAGCCGAAGAAGTTGAGCTCTGGACTGCAGAATTAATGCAGATTTTGCAAACAGAAGCCGAGCGTCGGGAGACTCTGGCAGATTATGCTGTGGCTTGGGCTATTCGGCAGCATATGCGGGAAATTAATCCGACTGATATCAATAACCTGTTAAATTTAATCGACCTGGATATCAAAGGCGAAACTCATACAGCAGAGGAGTTAATTTCTTACGGTGCGATCGAGCTTCTTCAGTCTGACCAACTGGTAGATGTGAATCCTGAACTATTGATGCAAGTGTTGCGCGGGGTATTAAATTACGCGCCTTTGCATCCACAAGTGCTGGAATTGGCAGAAGCTTGCGTAGCCCACGTGCGCGATCACAAGACTTTTATAGAGCTTTTGTTGCTAGCAGCTTTTAGAATTTCTTCATCGGAGGCACGGCCGGATCTGGCAGCAAGCTTTGCTGAGCTGGGTTTGCGTTTGGAACCCCAGCATATAGAAGTGCTGCGCCATTTGGCTGCTTTATATCAAGACGCTCAAAATTACTCGAAAGGTATAGATTTCGCTAAACAGTGCTATTCCCTCCTAGAAGAATTGCCCGAGCGAGTTTTTGCCAATCACCTGATTCTGCGGGGGTTGATGCACGCTGGTGGATATTTGGAAGAAGCTTGTTCACTGCTCCAGAAGCATGAATCCCTACTATTATCTTTGGTAGAGTTACAACCGACAACGCTCGATCAAATCACAACCATACGCTTATTTAGTACCCCTTATTATTTTCCATACTTGCGGGACGCGCCCGAGGCTAATAACCGTACTCGGAATCAGCTGGCTCATATATGTCAAAAAAATATTGAAATATATGCTAAAGATCGAGTTGAATTGTCTCGGCAGAGACGAGCGTCATCCACACAAAAAATCGATGCTAGTGCTAAACCTTTGAAGATTGGATACCTGTCCCATTGCCTTCGGGTACATTCTGTGGGCTGGCTAGCACGGTGGCTATTTGAGTATCACGACCAAGAAAATTTTCAAATTTACGCTTATTTAGTCAACTCTAAAGAGAGAAAGGACGATCCTTTACAGGAATGGTATATTAACCAAGCTTCTCAAGCGTACAAACTAGGAGTTAGAGGTTTAGAGATTGCCGATCGAATTTACGAAGATGATATTGATATTTTGGTTGATCTCGATAGTATAACTTTAGATGTTACCTGCGAAGTGATGGCCCTAAAACTAGCGCCTGTTCAAGTCACTTGGCTGGGTTGGGACGCATCGGGACTGCCAGCAATTGATTATTTCATTGCAGATCCCTACGTGTTGCCAGAAAATGCTCAAGAATACTACAGCGAAAAAATCTGGCGGTTGCCTAAAACCTACATAGCAGTGGATGGCTTTGAGGTGGCTGTACCAACTCTCCGGCGTGATGAGTTGAATATTCCGAGCGACGCAGTAGTATATTTGAGCGCTCAGAGGGGTTTTAAGTATAATCCCAATACAGCACGGCTGCAAATGAAGATACTTAAAGAAGTACCCAATAGCTACTTCTTGCTCAAAGGTATGGCAAATCAAGAATTAGTCAAAAGCTTTTTTGCTCAGCTGGCGGAAGAAGAAGGTGTAGATTGCGATCGCCTGCGATTTTTGCCGGGGGTGGCTTTATCTGCAACTCACCGTGCGAATTTGGGCATAGCGGATGTGGTACTTGATACTTACCCGTACAACGGAGCTACAACTACTTTAGAAACGTTGTGGATGGGTATTCCTATAGTAACCCGTGTCGGACAGCAGTTTTCGAGTCGAAACAGTTACACGATGATGATTAATGCGGGCATAACTGAGGGAATCGCTTGGACTGATGAAGAATATTTGGAATGGGGGATTCGTTTGGGGAAAGACTCTGCTTTGCGACAACAAATTTCTTGGAAACTGCGGCAGGCAAGGCAAACTGCTCCCTTGTGGAATGCTAAGGAGTTTACGCGAGAAATGGAGAAAGCTTACAAACAAATGTGGCAGAGGTATCTGGAGAAAAGCCCTTAA
- a CDS encoding type IV pilin-like G/H family protein has translation MKTEFKTKFLQHLHQRKQDKGFTLIELLVVIIIIGILSAIALPSFLNQANKAKQSEAKQYIGSLNKGQQAFFTEEGKFTSDMSTLGVGIKTDTTNYSYSCTGTDSSALCMGKSKNTNTLNTYAGSVFLEGNPKTSRSILCETTAPSQAGLIAQDASDCAPMKAVGG, from the coding sequence ATGAAGACCGAATTTAAAACCAAGTTCCTGCAACACCTCCATCAAAGAAAGCAGGACAAAGGTTTCACGCTGATTGAACTGCTGGTAGTTATCATCATCATCGGTATTCTCTCTGCCATTGCTTTGCCTTCCTTCCTCAACCAGGCAAACAAAGCTAAGCAGTCAGAAGCAAAACAATATATCGGTTCACTGAACAAGGGTCAACAAGCCTTTTTTACGGAAGAGGGGAAATTTACAAGCGATATGAGTACCTTGGGTGTTGGTATTAAAACTGACACTACCAACTACTCCTATTCCTGTACAGGCACTGATAGCTCAGCCCTCTGTATGGGAAAATCAAAGAATACCAACACGCTCAATACTTATGCAGGGTCGGTGTTTCTGGAAGGAAATCCAAAAACATCTAGGTCAATACTTTGTGAAACTACGGCCCCTAGTCAAGCTGGTTTGATCGCTCAAGACGCATCAGATTGTGCGCCGATGAAGGCTGTTGGTGGCTAA
- a CDS encoding class I SAM-dependent methyltransferase gives MDNKESDILDKIRQQFDNSPYPRISLEHSPKNSPEVLYFHNLVTAYYLRNRKLINTEGKLILDAGCGTGYTSLVLALANPGAKIVGIDFSEESVKLAQQRLEYHEFKNAEFHVMKVEDIPKLCLQFDYINADEVLYILPDPLAGMQAMKSVLKPDGIIRTNLHSSLGRTGMFRAQAIFKLLGLLNDNPGKLEIEIVREMMNSLKDESMFKRLTWNSNQPKDEEWILMNYLLLGDKGYTVPEMFAALRTAGLELIQMVAWRRWELTDLFVDPDNLPVFLAASLPETSVEDQLHLFELLHPANRLLDFWCGHPGKAQPFVPVAEWTLADWQAAQVHLHPQLSTPQVREDLINCINDYREFEISSYVSLQAPVPVTLKSIMAACLLPLWDSPQSVQSLAERWLKLRPLHPVSLEPVTEKKAFDEVKDLLKELEALLYVLLKR, from the coding sequence ATGGATAACAAAGAATCGGACATATTAGATAAAATTCGTCAGCAATTTGACAATTCTCCTTACCCGAGAATTTCCCTAGAACACTCTCCGAAAAATAGCCCGGAAGTTCTTTATTTTCATAACTTAGTCACGGCTTACTACTTAAGAAATCGAAAGCTTATCAATACTGAAGGCAAACTAATTCTGGATGCGGGTTGCGGTACTGGCTATACATCATTGGTTTTGGCTCTCGCGAATCCAGGAGCTAAAATAGTGGGGATTGATTTTTCAGAAGAATCTGTTAAACTTGCCCAGCAGCGCTTGGAATATCATGAATTTAAAAATGCTGAATTTCATGTAATGAAAGTAGAAGATATACCAAAATTATGCTTGCAGTTCGACTACATTAACGCAGACGAGGTTCTTTACATCCTACCCGATCCCCTTGCTGGAATGCAAGCGATGAAGTCAGTTTTAAAACCGGATGGCATTATCCGCACTAACCTCCACAGTTCTCTAGGTCGAACAGGGATGTTTCGAGCTCAGGCTATTTTCAAACTTCTGGGATTGTTGAACGATAATCCCGGAAAATTAGAGATTGAAATAGTTCGAGAGATGATGAACAGTCTGAAAGATGAATCCATGTTTAAGAGGCTGACGTGGAACTCTAACCAACCAAAAGATGAAGAGTGGATTCTAATGAACTACTTACTTCTGGGCGATAAAGGTTATACTGTACCCGAAATGTTTGCTGCTTTGAGAACAGCCGGTTTAGAGTTGATCCAGATGGTGGCTTGGCGTCGCTGGGAATTGACGGATTTGTTCGTAGATCCCGATAATTTGCCCGTGTTTTTGGCGGCAAGTTTGCCAGAAACTTCTGTGGAAGACCAACTGCATCTATTTGAGCTGTTACATCCTGCTAATCGCCTTCTGGACTTCTGGTGTGGCCATCCGGGCAAGGCTCAGCCGTTTGTGCCTGTGGCGGAATGGACTTTGGCTGACTGGCAAGCAGCACAAGTACATTTACATCCTCAACTGAGCACGCCTCAAGTGCGGGAAGACTTAATTAACTGTATTAACGACTATAGAGAATTTGAGATTAGCAGTTATGTCTCTTTGCAGGCGCCTGTTCCAGTCACGCTCAAAAGTATCATGGCAGCTTGCCTGCTGCCTTTGTGGGACAGCCCGCAGTCTGTACAGTCTCTTGCCGAGCGGTGGCTGAAGCTCAGACCGCTGCATCCTGTTAGTCTAGAGCCTGTGACGGAAAAGAAGGCGTTTGATGAAGTAAAAGACCTGTTGAAGGAACTAGAAGCTTTACTGTACGTACTTTTAAAGCGTTAA
- a CDS encoding AI-2E family transporter, with the protein MKLGQWMGLLALITSCYILWQIRQALLLLFAAVVLATALNRLARYLQKFGLKRSIAVLLSVSFLILVFVGLFLIIVPPFTQQFQQLTQRAPQGIERLNQWIDQFEGRFSGQFGQRLPNLDVNDIMQQLQPLFNQLVGGAGAFVGNTLGVILSFLLVIVLTLMTLAEPLSYRKAFIQLFPSFYRRRIDGILDECEIALGRWVIGALISMSVITFLSLIGLSVLQVPLALAHAVLAGLLNLIPNIGPGLSVIPPMTIALLDSPLKSGFVLILYFLIQQFESNLLTPYVMAQQVALLPAVTLISQVFFATFFGFLGLLLALPLTVVAQVWIREALIKDILNQWSASPKTLAAIDSAIHEEYESIEVTESRPEKRPEHKPDIPDRVENDAPEHQ; encoded by the coding sequence ATGAAGCTAGGACAGTGGATGGGCTTATTAGCCCTCATCACATCTTGTTACATCCTGTGGCAAATCAGGCAGGCCCTGCTGCTGCTGTTTGCCGCCGTCGTCTTAGCCACCGCCTTAAACAGACTAGCACGCTACTTGCAAAAATTCGGACTCAAAAGATCGATCGCTGTACTCTTATCAGTTAGCTTCCTAATCCTCGTATTCGTAGGCTTATTCCTGATAATTGTACCGCCCTTTACCCAACAGTTTCAACAACTTACCCAAAGAGCCCCTCAAGGAATAGAAAGATTAAATCAGTGGATAGATCAATTTGAGGGTCGCTTTTCAGGACAATTTGGTCAGCGGCTACCAAATCTTGATGTTAACGACATCATGCAACAACTGCAACCTTTATTCAACCAACTCGTCGGCGGTGCAGGAGCTTTTGTCGGCAACACATTAGGTGTTATCCTCAGCTTTTTGCTCGTCATAGTTTTGACCTTGATGACATTAGCAGAACCTCTCTCTTACCGCAAAGCATTTATACAACTTTTCCCCTCTTTTTATCGGCGGCGAATCGATGGCATCTTAGATGAATGCGAAATAGCGCTCGGTCGATGGGTAATCGGCGCTTTAATTAGCATGAGCGTCATCACTTTCCTGAGTTTAATTGGTTTGTCAGTATTGCAGGTTCCCCTAGCTCTAGCTCACGCTGTTTTAGCCGGCTTGCTGAACTTAATACCAAATATCGGTCCTGGTTTGAGCGTCATTCCCCCAATGACGATCGCACTTTTAGACTCTCCCTTAAAATCCGGTTTTGTGCTTATCCTCTACTTTCTAATTCAACAATTTGAAAGCAACCTCCTCACCCCTTACGTTATGGCGCAGCAAGTAGCGCTACTGCCGGCTGTTACCTTAATATCTCAAGTATTCTTCGCCACCTTCTTTGGATTTTTAGGACTATTGCTAGCCCTCCCCCTCACCGTTGTAGCTCAAGTTTGGATTAGGGAAGCCCTAATTAAAGATATCCTCAACCAGTGGAGTGCCAGTCCTAAAACCTTAGCAGCAATCGATTCTGCTATCCATGAAGAATATGAATCTATAGAAGTCACCGAAAGCCGACCAGAAAAGCGGCCAGAACACAAACCCGACATCCCAGATCGTGTAGAAAATGACGCTCCTGAACATCAATAA